The following coding sequences are from one Brienomyrus brachyistius isolate T26 chromosome 2, BBRACH_0.4, whole genome shotgun sequence window:
- the mblac2 gene encoding metallo-beta-lactamase domain-containing protein 2 — MSATEWYAHKSLGHGVFWIQERFYESGNRANIWLLRGSHQDVVIDTGLGLRSLPDYLIATGLLGEESERKNPLLAIGTHVHFDHSGGLHQFQQVGVHAAEVDALASGDNFETVTWLSDSEIARDPTPGWRARQYKVKAVQPTHILQEGDVINLGDRQLTVLHMPGHSRGSICLHDRENKLLFSGDVVYNGAMIDWLPYSRVTDYVSSCERLLQLVDNEEVEQVLPGHFNTFGAKRLHQIASNYISNSGSCHRFSTCMVKSIARLALRAKNSRSAC, encoded by the exons ATGTCCGCAACAGAATGGTATGCGCATAAATCCCTCGGACATGGAGTATTCTGGATCCAGGAGAGGTTTTACGAATCGGGTAACAGAGCTAACATTTGGCTGCTTCGTGGATCTCATCAGGACGTCGTTATAGACACTGGACTGGGCTTGAGGAGCTTGCCTGACTATTTGATTGCGACAGGTCTGCTTGGAGAAGAGTCCGAGCGGAAAAACCCTTTGCTGGCCATCGGCACGCACGTCCATTTTGACCATTCAGGTGGGCTGCATCAGTTTCAACAGGTGGGCGTTCATGCTGCAGAGGTCGATGCGTTGGCCAGCGGAGACAACTTTGAGACGGTAACCTGGCTTTCTGACAGTGAGATAGCCCGGGATCCTACGCCTGgctggagagccaggcaatacAAAGTAAAAGCAGTTCAGCCGACTCACATATTACAGGAAG gtgatgtcatcaACCTGGGAGACAGGCAGCTAACGGTATTGCATATGCCTGGCCACTCCAGGGGCAGCATCTGTCTCCATGATAGGGAAAACAAGCTTCTGTTCAGTGGCGATGTCGTCTATAACGGGGCCATGATTGACTGGCTGCCCTACAGCAGAGTCACTGACTATGTGAGCAGCTGTGAACGGCTGCTGCAGCTTGTGGACAATGAAGAGGTGGAGCAGGTCCTTCCCGGGCACTTTAACACATTTGGAGCCAAGCGACTGCACCAGATTGCCTCCAATTACATTTCCAATTCTGGCTCCTGTCACAGGTTCTCCACATGTATGGTCAAGTCAATTGCCCGCCTCGCTCTGCGGGCCAAAAATTCAAGAAGTGCATGTTAA